One Pseudonocardia abyssalis DNA segment encodes these proteins:
- a CDS encoding sensor histidine kinase codes for MRRRILLTAVAVCALGIAVLFVPFSLLVRDQSRAEDLLELQRMAAVAAHRIPDPAFGVIEMPQLGDGESEHFYAVYDRAGRRVAGDGPATADPVVAAALTQTAAAGVIGDEIIGAVALGPGGGEVTGAVRVTEPLAESFARTRDAIAGILGLALAAIAIAAVAGSWLFRRLLLPLDRLRSAAGRLGDGDFTVTAPRSGLPELDQVAAAVDSAAERIGRLVERERAFSADASHQLKTPLAAAKVVVETELMVPRADRTAVLHETLEALDRMTATVTQLLTLARDDHSARAPIPVDRLLTDAEQRWASAFHRAGRRLHVDDGAGVDVHASATALAHVLDVLLDNALHHGAGSVALAARRVAQGVVVTVADTGSVARSADQMFHRRQPGAGGTGIGLALARTLADAEGARLRLQEPDPTTFELLLPTSPASPIQRRA; via the coding sequence GGTCTGCGCCCTCGGGATCGCGGTTCTGTTCGTGCCGTTCTCGCTCCTGGTCCGCGACCAGAGTCGCGCCGAGGACCTCCTCGAGCTCCAGCGGATGGCCGCCGTCGCGGCCCACCGGATCCCCGATCCGGCGTTCGGCGTCATCGAGATGCCCCAGCTCGGGGACGGGGAGTCCGAGCACTTCTATGCCGTCTACGACCGTGCCGGCCGACGGGTGGCCGGGGACGGCCCGGCCACCGCCGATCCGGTGGTCGCCGCCGCGCTCACCCAGACCGCCGCGGCCGGTGTGATCGGCGACGAGATCATCGGTGCCGTTGCGCTGGGCCCGGGCGGTGGCGAGGTCACCGGCGCCGTCCGGGTCACCGAACCGCTGGCCGAGAGCTTCGCCCGGACCCGCGACGCGATCGCCGGGATCCTCGGTCTCGCCCTGGCCGCCATCGCAATCGCCGCCGTGGCCGGATCGTGGCTGTTCCGGCGACTGTTGCTTCCGCTCGACCGGTTGCGCAGCGCGGCGGGCCGCCTCGGCGACGGTGACTTCACTGTCACCGCACCGCGTAGCGGCCTGCCCGAGCTCGACCAGGTCGCCGCTGCCGTCGACTCGGCCGCCGAGCGGATCGGGCGCCTCGTCGAACGCGAACGGGCCTTCTCCGCTGACGCCTCACACCAGCTCAAGACCCCGCTCGCCGCCGCCAAGGTCGTGGTCGAGACCGAGCTGATGGTCCCCCGTGCCGATCGCACCGCCGTCCTGCACGAGACGCTCGAGGCACTCGACCGGATGACCGCAACGGTCACGCAGCTGCTCACCCTCGCCCGCGACGACCACTCCGCGCGCGCACCGATCCCGGTCGACCGGCTGCTGACCGACGCCGAGCAGCGTTGGGCGAGCGCCTTCCACCGGGCCGGGCGCCGCCTGCACGTCGACGACGGCGCCGGCGTCGACGTGCATGCCTCCGCCACCGCGCTCGCTCACGTCCTCGACGTCCTGCTCGACAACGCCCTGCACCACGGCGCCGGCAGCGTCGCGCTCGCCGCGCGACGCGTGGCGCAGGGGGTCGTCGTCACCGTCGCCGACACCGGCTCCGTCGCACGCTCGGCAGATCAGATGTTCCACCGCCGACAGCCCGGCGCGGGCGGCACCGGGATCGGGCTGGCGCTGGCCCGGACACTGGCTGATGCCGAAGGGGCCCGTCTGCGGCTGCAGGAACCCGACCCCACCACCTTCGAACTGCTCCTGCCGACCTCCCCCGCGTCGCCGATCCAGCGACGAGCGTGA